Proteins from a single region of Streptomyces sp. TN58:
- a CDS encoding endonuclease/exonuclease/phosphatase family protein, translated as MAQAYRTEPGNGGSEPEPSESRLRRRLAELRSDPGIWRRGLVLAGVAVLLSLVMIFHAELPNDIGNLGSLTETFLPWLGLAVPVLLGAAVLRRSATALIAVVLPAVVWLNLFGGLVFDKSGTGGNLVVATHNVDADNPDPRGTAASVARSGADILALTELKGSVVPVYEKALAGTYKYHSVEGTVGLWSKYPLSGSAPVDIRMGWTRAMRATVATPQGDVAAFVAHLPSVRVKLKAGFTANQRDDSADALGAALAAEPVKKVVLLGDLNGTMNDRSLSEVTSQMRSTQGAAGDGFGFSWPAQFPMARIDQIMVRGIRPEASWTLPRTGSDHLPVAARLTVVK; from the coding sequence ATGGCACAGGCGTACAGGACGGAACCGGGGAACGGCGGCTCGGAGCCCGAGCCCTCCGAATCCCGCCTCCGGCGCCGACTGGCCGAACTGCGCAGCGACCCCGGGATCTGGCGGCGGGGGCTGGTCCTGGCGGGGGTCGCGGTACTGCTGTCGCTGGTCATGATCTTCCACGCCGAGCTGCCCAACGACATCGGCAACCTCGGCAGCCTCACCGAGACGTTCCTGCCCTGGCTGGGCCTGGCCGTCCCGGTGCTGCTGGGCGCAGCCGTCCTGCGCCGGTCTGCCACCGCGCTGATCGCGGTGGTGCTGCCCGCGGTGGTTTGGCTGAACCTCTTCGGCGGCCTGGTCTTCGACAAGTCCGGCACCGGCGGCAACCTCGTCGTCGCCACCCACAACGTCGACGCCGACAACCCCGACCCGCGAGGCACCGCCGCCTCGGTCGCCCGCTCCGGGGCCGACATCCTGGCCCTCACCGAGCTCAAGGGCAGTGTCGTGCCCGTCTACGAGAAGGCCCTGGCGGGCACCTACAAGTACCACTCGGTCGAGGGCACCGTCGGGCTGTGGAGCAAGTACCCGCTGAGCGGCAGCGCACCCGTCGACATCAGGATGGGCTGGACCCGGGCCATGCGGGCCACCGTCGCCACCCCGCAGGGCGACGTCGCGGCCTTCGTCGCCCACCTGCCCTCGGTCCGGGTCAAGCTGAAGGCCGGTTTCACCGCCAACCAGCGCGACGACAGCGCCGACGCGCTGGGCGCCGCCCTCGCCGCCGAGCCCGTGAAGAAGGTCGTCCTCCTCGGCGACCTGAACGGCACCATGAACGACCGCTCGCTGTCCGAGGTCACCTCGCAGATGCGCTCCACCCAGGGTGCGGCGGGCGACGGCTTCGGCTTCAGCTGGCCGGCGCAGTTCCCGATGGCCCGCATCGACCAGATCATGGTCCGCGGGATCCGGCCCGAGGCCTCCTGGACCCTGCCCCGCACGGGCAGCGACCACCTCCCGGTCGCCGCGCGCCTGACGGTCGTCAAGTAG